TGAGCTTCACATTTGCGGGGGTCCTGAAATTCGCAGCGGCTCTGGGCGGCTTGCTGGGTTGCAGCCTGCTGAACGGTTTGCTGGTCCAGATCAATCAGAAACACCTTCTGGTCGGTCTTGCCTGAAGTGGCCATGCCCGATTGCACGAAATTCACCGTGTCAAAAGCCTGTTGGCTGATGTTTTTCAGGGAACTGGCCAGCATGGTGACCACTGTGATGTTTCTGCCAGGTCCATCTGCAAAAGCCAGAAACAGGGAAAGCACACCCACGATGACCACCACAAAGAGGGTGTTCATGGCACTGTCTTTGACCTGCTGGTGGTGGTGGGTCCAGAAGTGTTGAAGAAAACCACGGGCACGGGTGAGCATGGGGCACCTCTCCAGAATCCATGATAGAAGCCAGAGGTCTACCCGTGATGATGTCCGTCACAGACAAACAAAAATCCCCAGAAAACTCCGGGGACACAAGGTCAGGTGGGTTCAGATGTTGGGTTCGATCAGGCCGTAATGGCCGTCTTTGCGGCGGTACACCACAGCCACGGTATCGGTCTGGCTGTTCAGGAACACGTAGAAGTCGTGGTCCAGAGCTTCCATCTGCACAGCGGCGTCTTCTGGGCTCATGGGACGCATTTCGAAGCGTTTGGAACGCACAATCTCGGGGTGTTCAAACTCTTCGGTCTCATGCAGGGTGATGTCTGCAGGGACCGTTTCATGGCGGCGTTTCAGCAGTTTGGTTTTGAATTTGCGAAGCTGGCGCTCCAGCACGTCCACCACGCGATCCACGGCGGCATACATGTCACTGTTGGATTCTTCGGCACGGATGATCCCACCGGGAATGTTGATTTGCACTTCAATCCGGTTTCTGCGTTGGGAGTCGCGCGCTTCACGCACACTCATCACCACTCGGGCTTCCGTGATGTTTTCATTGAAGCGGTCCAGTCGGGAGAGTTTGCTGCTCACGTAGTCGCGGAGGGCCTCGGTGATTTCAAGGTTACGTCCAGAGATTTTATAGATGTTCACACGATCACCCCTCTTGTATAACGCCAAAGCGGCTCAGCGCATGTTGTCCCATACGCCTTTTTTCGAGGCTACACCGTCTTTGGTGTCCATATCTTAACACATCTCGATGAAAACACCAGACCTTTTGTCCCCGTTTCACAAAGTCCAGAAAACAAACGTCCCGAACATCAAAAAAACACCGTCCAGCGTGGTGGTAAGCAATAACCCTTACTGTGGCCCCTCATGAATTTGTTAGATTGACCCCATGAAACCCCTCCATGAGCAATCGGCCCCGGAATTGCAAAGGCAACTGGAGTCCGGTCCATTGACCAGTGTGGACCTGACCCGGCATTTCTTGCAGCGCATTGAAGAACTCAACCCTGAATTGCATGCCGTGATTTGCACCCACCCAGAGGCCCTTTCAGAGGCAAAGCGCCTTGATGATGAACGCCAGGCTGGACAGGTGCGTGGCCCTTTGCATGGCCTCCCCATCCTGATCAAAGACAACATCGATGTGGTGGGGGTGCCTTGCACCGCCGGGTCCATTGCCCTGAAAGACCATTTTCCTCAGGAGGACGCTTTTCTGGTCCGCAAGTTGCGCGAAGCAGGCTGTGTGATCCTCGGGAAAACCAACCTGACCGAGTTTGCCAACTTCATGACCCTCGACATGCCCAATGGGTACAGTTCTCTGGGCGGTCAGACCGTCAATTTCCGCCTGAAAGGTCAGGATACGGGCGGTTCCAGCTCTGGCAGTGGCGTGGCCGTGGCAGCAGGTCTGGCAGTGTTTGCGATTGGCTCTGAAACCAGTGGAAGCATCATCCATCCGGCCAACCACAGTGCGGTGGTGGGTTTGAAGCCCACCGTGGGCAGCATTTCCAGAGCGGGCATCATTCCCATTTCCTTCAGTCAGGACACAGCAGGACCCATGACCCGCACCGTTCAAGATGCTGCGTTGCTGTTTCACGCCATGCTGGGGCAAGACCCATCAGACCCTCAATCGCAGGCATTTCCAGATCCAACGCTGCCAGAGGTGAAAGCTGGTATGCGTCTCGGGGTGTTCAGGGAAAGCTTCAAACTCTTGACCGAAGAAGAAACCCCTTTGCTCGAAGCGGCTTTGCAGAAGTTTCAGGATCAAGGAATGGAGTTGGTGGATGTGGAATATCCGCATCCAGACCTCAGCCACCAGTGGAGGTGGGAGGTCCTGACCTACGAATTCAAAGAAGGCCTCAACGCTTACCTTGCTGGGGTTCAAAATGGACCCTCCAACCTGACCGAACTGATCGCTTTCTACGATGAAAACCCCGAGCAGGGCCTCAAGTACGGTCAGATGTTGCTGCTTGCTGCCAATGGCACCTCTGGAACGCTTGGGAACCCTGCATACAACCATGCCCGTGAACTGGACTTGCAGTACTCCAGAGACCTCGGGGTGGACCACCTGCTGCAAGAACACCAGCTCGATGCTCTGGTTTACCCCAAATGGTACGGCTACGATGTGCCTGCAAAAGCTGGATATCCCGGCCTGACCGTGCCTGTGGGCTTCCGAGAAGATGGCATGGGGGTGAACCTGACCCTGACTGGCCCCGCGTGGTCAGAGCCCCTTCTGCTGGCTCTGGGCATGGCTCTGGAAAACTGAACTTCATTGGGTGTCAGTGTTGAAATTCCTGTGACAATCTGCAAGCCAACTGCAACACGTCAAGCCAGAGGATGAAATGTGGTCTGAACATGATTTTTTTCTTTCAGTTGATCCCAAAACAATCATGATGGGTGAGGACTTCCTCCTTTCTGCCTCTGCTGTTCCCTTACTCTTGGAACAATGCGAGACAGAAAACATCCTGATTCTTGGCTTTGATGCTTTCAAAATCACCCCAGAGGGTCACCGCCATCCACAGATGGAACACATCTATGCCACCTCACTAAACCAAAATTGTGATCCCAGAGACGCCATTCAGGCAGCCATCTCTGAAATTCGAACCTACTTTCAAAAGCATTTTCCTGAGGGTACAGAGTTGCACTTCGCTTTCGTTTTGGAACCACATTAAGCCTGTTTCCCCAACCTGAAGAAATTTGCATGTGGTTCTGTTCAGACATCAGAAAGTGGCCTGTCTTGGAAAACATTTGAGAAAACCAGAACTTGAAAAAGCCAACCTTTGAGGTTGGCTTTTGATTTTGTTGAAAGATTTACTTGCTGGCTTTGCTGTCGAGGAAAGCAGCAACCCAGGAAAGTGGCGCATTCCAGTTGACGGTGATTTCATTCATGGTCCATGCCCCGATGTCATCAATGTAGCAGGTCAAGCCCACGCATTTGCCTTTCATCAGGGCAGCCACGGGATCGCTGAAGCTCTCAGAGTTGGGACCTCCAGAGAGGGCTCCAGCAGGTGGCTCTGGGAAGCTGGCATCGTTCTGGTGCGCCCAGAAACGGTGGTGGGGGTTTTTGAGTGGGTTCTCGCCGTAGCCCGAGATGTAGGATTTGTCCATGGGGTTGCGTCCCAGCAGGTAATTCATGCCTTCCAGCATGCCGTCCACAAATTTTTGCTGGCCGGTCAAATCATAAGCCACGCCCATCACGATCCCACGGTTCACGATGCTGCTGTTGGAACCCCAGGGGTACTGCTCTGCCTGGAAGGGCAAACGGTAGCCCACTTTGTCCACGTCTGCGACATAAGCATTTGCAGCGGTCACCAGATTGTCTCTGGCCTTCTGCACTTCTGCACTGGTCAGACCCGTGTTCACCGTGGCCAGAGTGATGGTGCCTGCCTGCGTCAACTCGCCCCATGAAATGTCTTTTTTGACGGGAGCCTGCAAGAACAGCGGACTGGCTTTCAGGAAAGTCAGGTATTTGGCGGTTCCTGTGGTGGCGTACAATTCTGCAGCGGCCCAATAGAACTCGTCCGAAACTGTGGTTTCACCGTATGGACCACCACCAACAAACAGGTCGTAAGCGTACACATCCGGGTTGCGGTTGGCAGCATTCCAGGCTTTTTCGGCAGCAGCAAGGCATTTGGCACTGTAGGCGTTGTCCACACCTTTGAACAGGCGGGCACACTGGGCAGCAGTGGCAGCAAGGTTCAGTGTGGCTGCAGTGGAAGGAGGATACACATAACGGGCCTGAGGGTCGAGGTCAGGGCGCAAAGGCAATCCTGTCCATGCCACGTCGGTCAGTTTGTGGTGCACCATGCCAGAGGCGTCCACGGCGGTCATGGTGAGGGCCTTCAGATTGCCGCTCTGGTCGCCTCTGGGCAATTTGAGGGTCTGTCCATCTGGCACCTGCATGCCCATCATGAAGTCCATTTCCCAGCGGATTTCGTCCAGCAGGTCGTTGGTGCCGTTGGACTTCTCGGGGA
This portion of the Deinococcus misasensis DSM 22328 genome encodes:
- the hpf gene encoding ribosome hibernation-promoting factor, HPF/YfiA family, which codes for MNIYKISGRNLEITEALRDYVSSKLSRLDRFNENITEARVVMSVREARDSQRRNRIEVQINIPGGIIRAEESNSDMYAAVDRVVDVLERQLRKFKTKLLKRRHETVPADITLHETEEFEHPEIVRSKRFEMRPMSPEDAAVQMEALDHDFYVFLNSQTDTVAVVYRRKDGHYGLIEPNI
- a CDS encoding amidase family protein produces the protein MKPLHEQSAPELQRQLESGPLTSVDLTRHFLQRIEELNPELHAVICTHPEALSEAKRLDDERQAGQVRGPLHGLPILIKDNIDVVGVPCTAGSIALKDHFPQEDAFLVRKLREAGCVILGKTNLTEFANFMTLDMPNGYSSLGGQTVNFRLKGQDTGGSSSGSGVAVAAGLAVFAIGSETSGSIIHPANHSAVVGLKPTVGSISRAGIIPISFSQDTAGPMTRTVQDAALLFHAMLGQDPSDPQSQAFPDPTLPEVKAGMRLGVFRESFKLLTEEETPLLEAALQKFQDQGMELVDVEYPHPDLSHQWRWEVLTYEFKEGLNAYLAGVQNGPSNLTELIAFYDENPEQGLKYGQMLLLAANGTSGTLGNPAYNHARELDLQYSRDLGVDHLLQEHQLDALVYPKWYGYDVPAKAGYPGLTVPVGFREDGMGVNLTLTGPAWSEPLLLALGMALEN